One segment of Vibrio orientalis CIP 102891 = ATCC 33934 DNA contains the following:
- the tssF gene encoding type VI secretion system baseplate subunit TssF has translation MSDPLLRYYEQELTLVRRALGQFGQQHAGHAERLKIHQGQIEDPSLARLLDGVALLNASVEKKLSDQLPEVIEGLLGVLYPSYIQTIPSVAYLELGEDADLAESTLLPKGSQFNATTQGKDCVFTTVDDLQTTPFLILDTYASNAPFKFNRPRGTELTTGVIQIKLSTQDPDTHFSSLDCDNLDLFVQGFENNADSLVELLLAETQAISVSDTSCEHHVVLDTANLSSRVSDEDFRFLPQKGNQFSGYQLVSEFFCFKEKRQFFRIKEFHKALTKFDHSEIVLNLFMHSLPTEFIRLFDRHVFKLNIVPAINLFDKTGEPTNYDQRSLSVPVNADAHSDDDIEIVEVKEVFEITSMGEKPLVPLFKDSYRSNKRADYWQCTRDSNNEFRLAISLNNQQELEFNRLYGTRLLCTNGKAACSVQGNFECLESINLPGEFYAIYPPSAPVAREQDPHLHWQFVALLNANFSSLLHSDEPAEALKQMLRLCSRSQLPADEIQTIRDVKLRSQVSALRILGKNVFCPGTEIEITLDTQSGFLAFSDVLNRFFQQYCSFDRYIQLSVRVYGRDGFVKRYPKYHGSQYAL, from the coding sequence ATGAGTGATCCGTTATTACGCTATTACGAGCAAGAACTCACATTAGTACGTCGTGCCCTAGGGCAATTTGGGCAGCAACACGCCGGGCATGCAGAGCGCCTAAAAATACACCAAGGGCAGATAGAAGATCCAAGTCTTGCACGCTTACTTGATGGTGTCGCATTACTCAACGCGTCTGTAGAAAAGAAACTTTCCGATCAGCTTCCTGAAGTTATCGAGGGGCTATTAGGTGTTCTCTACCCTAGCTATATTCAAACAATACCAAGCGTTGCCTATTTAGAACTTGGCGAAGACGCCGACCTGGCAGAATCAACATTGCTACCAAAAGGGTCTCAGTTTAATGCGACAACGCAAGGTAAGGACTGCGTATTTACTACCGTTGATGATCTGCAGACTACGCCGTTTTTAATTCTTGATACTTACGCTTCAAACGCGCCCTTTAAGTTCAATCGCCCTCGTGGTACAGAGTTAACTACAGGCGTAATTCAGATCAAACTATCAACTCAGGATCCAGATACGCACTTCAGCTCGTTGGATTGCGATAATCTCGACTTGTTTGTTCAAGGTTTCGAGAACAATGCTGATTCACTTGTTGAATTATTGCTTGCAGAGACTCAGGCAATATCTGTGTCTGACACTTCTTGTGAACATCACGTCGTACTCGACACGGCAAACTTATCGAGTCGTGTCAGTGACGAAGACTTCCGCTTTCTTCCACAAAAAGGCAATCAGTTTTCCGGCTATCAACTAGTGAGTGAGTTTTTCTGCTTTAAAGAAAAACGTCAATTCTTCCGTATTAAAGAGTTCCACAAGGCACTCACAAAATTCGACCATTCTGAGATCGTACTCAACCTGTTTATGCATAGTTTGCCAACAGAGTTTATTCGTCTCTTCGATCGTCACGTCTTTAAGCTAAACATTGTTCCAGCCATTAACTTGTTTGATAAAACTGGCGAGCCAACGAACTATGACCAGCGCAGCTTGAGTGTTCCTGTCAATGCGGATGCCCATAGTGATGACGATATCGAAATCGTCGAAGTCAAAGAAGTGTTTGAAATCACCTCTATGGGTGAAAAGCCATTAGTTCCACTTTTCAAAGATAGCTACCGCTCCAACAAGCGTGCCGACTATTGGCAGTGTACACGTGACAGCAACAACGAGTTCCGTCTTGCAATCAGTTTAAACAACCAGCAAGAACTAGAATTCAACCGACTTTATGGTACGCGGTTGCTGTGTACGAATGGAAAAGCGGCCTGCTCTGTTCAAGGCAACTTCGAGTGTTTAGAAAGCATTAATTTGCCTGGAGAGTTCTACGCTATCTATCCACCTTCAGCACCTGTTGCAAGAGAACAAGACCCTCATTTGCATTGGCAATTTGTCGCCTTACTCAATGCTAACTTTTCCTCTTTATTACACAGCGATGAACCAGCTGAAGCATTGAAGCAAATGCTTCGATTATGCAGCCGTAGCCAACTCCCTGCGGATGAAATTCAAACGATCCGCGATGTGAAATTGCGCTCGCAGGTTTCAGCACTGCGCATATTAGGTAAAAACGTTTTTTGCCCTGGCACTGAAATCGAAATCACCCTCGATACGCAAAGCGGCTTCTTAGCCTTTAGTGATGTACTGAATCGTTTCTTCCAACAGTACTGCAGCTTTGACCGCTATATTCAGCTTTCAGTTCGTGTCTATGGCCGAGACGGTTTCGTTAAACGCTATCCTAAATACCATGGAAGCCAATACGCGCTTTAA
- the tssH gene encoding type VI secretion system ATPase TssH, translating to MTQVTLTNLVAKLSSELKQALEVSAGAAMNQGVASIEVEHWLLQLISQQDANLNSLIQSQNLAQETLVNELSSKIARLPKGNEGQPTLSHGLTELVKDAWMLASVNYGHGEIISLHLVQALLQQNVLGVNTLQLDSLQSVSLESLQGLINKTAVARAKTSASGEAVANGQPSGNDALSKYTVNLTQQALDGNIDPISGRNAEVRKAIDILCRKRQNNPIMVGEPGVGKTAVVEGLALRIAADEVPGALQGVQIHSLDLGLLQAGASVKGEFENRLKDVINEVKNSEVPIIVFIDEAHTLIGAGGAAGQNDAANLLKPALARGEFKTIAATTWAEYKKYFEKDPALTRRFQVVSIEEPNAEDAKQMLRGVAVSLQKHHGAFIAESAIDAAVHLSIRYLPSRQLPDKAISLLDTASARIALTQGAKPEVIESLEQTIRYQNNEKVALEKENALFGIAEEEIAELTETIKANEAELVALNTRWEQEVELVDKVKALQEEISQADDTDAPDLTKQKQLNDTLDELATLQGEQPLVNAMVDDNTIAQVIANWTGIPVGNMMSDEIARLLSLEEELDKRVIGQNVAKQELAKAIRISRAGLTDSRKPIGVFLMCGPSGVGKTETAMALAEQLYGGSNDMTIINMTEFKEEHKISMLLGSPAGYVGFGEGGVLTEAIRRNPYSVLLLDEMEKAHPGVHDLFYQIFDKGHIKDSEGRTVDFKNTIIIMTSNAADQAICDACEEQDERMSNEQLLESIRPDLQHYFKPAFLGRTTIVPYYPLNDEELAKITEISLNRIKKKLAEQYQASFTWDQGFIDFVVAKNTDPTTGGRAVEQIINRSLMPKLAEECITRLSQQQPITQVSVVAASNAAGFELTIN from the coding sequence ATGACACAAGTAACCTTAACTAATTTAGTCGCCAAGCTATCTTCAGAGCTTAAACAAGCTTTAGAAGTCTCTGCAGGCGCAGCCATGAACCAAGGTGTTGCTTCGATTGAAGTAGAACACTGGCTACTGCAGCTAATCTCTCAACAAGATGCGAACCTAAACAGCCTTATCCAATCGCAGAACCTAGCGCAAGAGACCCTTGTCAACGAGCTTTCTAGCAAGATAGCTCGGCTACCCAAAGGTAACGAAGGCCAGCCAACTCTTAGCCATGGCTTAACCGAATTAGTGAAAGATGCTTGGATGCTTGCGTCAGTCAATTATGGTCATGGAGAAATCATCAGCCTCCACCTAGTTCAAGCTTTGCTGCAACAAAACGTGCTGGGCGTTAATACGCTTCAACTCGATAGCTTACAATCGGTGTCTCTCGAATCGCTGCAAGGGCTGATTAATAAAACTGCAGTCGCACGCGCGAAAACTTCGGCGTCAGGCGAAGCTGTCGCAAATGGCCAACCAAGCGGTAATGACGCATTAAGCAAGTACACGGTTAACCTTACTCAGCAAGCGCTTGATGGCAATATCGACCCAATTTCCGGACGCAATGCGGAAGTGAGAAAAGCGATCGATATCCTTTGTCGTAAGCGCCAAAACAACCCAATTATGGTTGGCGAGCCCGGCGTAGGTAAAACTGCTGTGGTTGAAGGTCTTGCGCTTCGCATCGCCGCAGATGAAGTACCAGGTGCACTTCAAGGTGTACAAATCCACTCGTTAGATTTAGGTCTTCTTCAGGCAGGTGCAAGTGTCAAAGGTGAGTTTGAAAATCGCCTTAAAGATGTCATCAATGAAGTCAAAAACAGCGAAGTCCCTATCATCGTCTTTATTGATGAAGCACATACGTTAATTGGTGCTGGCGGTGCTGCTGGCCAAAACGATGCGGCTAACTTACTTAAACCTGCACTAGCCCGTGGTGAATTCAAAACTATCGCTGCGACTACATGGGCTGAATACAAGAAATATTTTGAAAAAGATCCGGCACTAACTCGTCGATTCCAAGTGGTTTCAATTGAAGAACCAAACGCAGAAGACGCAAAACAGATGCTACGTGGCGTTGCGGTCTCATTACAAAAACACCATGGGGCATTTATCGCCGAGTCTGCTATTGATGCTGCAGTTCATTTATCAATCCGCTATCTTCCAAGCCGCCAGTTGCCAGACAAGGCGATTAGCTTGCTTGATACCGCGAGTGCGCGAATCGCTCTTACGCAAGGCGCAAAACCGGAAGTGATCGAGTCGTTAGAGCAAACTATTCGTTACCAGAACAATGAAAAAGTTGCGCTCGAAAAAGAGAATGCCCTTTTTGGTATCGCTGAAGAGGAAATCGCTGAGCTCACAGAGACAATCAAAGCCAACGAAGCAGAATTAGTCGCTTTAAACACCCGCTGGGAACAAGAAGTTGAGCTGGTTGATAAAGTCAAAGCGCTACAAGAAGAAATTAGCCAAGCTGACGATACAGACGCACCCGATTTGACGAAACAGAAACAGCTGAATGACACGCTTGATGAATTAGCAACGCTCCAAGGTGAGCAGCCTTTAGTTAACGCTATGGTCGACGATAATACCATCGCTCAAGTTATTGCCAATTGGACCGGAATCCCGGTCGGCAACATGATGAGTGACGAGATAGCGCGCCTTCTATCACTTGAGGAAGAGTTAGATAAACGCGTTATTGGTCAGAACGTTGCCAAGCAAGAGCTCGCCAAAGCGATTCGTATTTCGCGTGCGGGCCTGACCGACAGTCGCAAGCCTATCGGCGTGTTCTTAATGTGTGGTCCAAGTGGTGTCGGTAAAACTGAAACCGCGATGGCACTTGCGGAGCAGTTATACGGTGGTAGCAATGACATGACGATCATCAACATGACTGAGTTCAAAGAGGAACACAAGATTTCTATGTTACTCGGCTCGCCTGCCGGCTATGTTGGCTTTGGTGAAGGTGGCGTATTAACTGAAGCTATTCGACGTAACCCGTACTCAGTGTTATTGCTTGATGAAATGGAAAAGGCTCACCCAGGCGTTCACGATCTGTTCTATCAGATCTTCGATAAAGGTCATATTAAAGACAGTGAAGGCCGAACTGTAGACTTTAAGAATACCATTATCATCATGACTTCTAATGCCGCAGACCAAGCGATCTGTGATGCATGTGAAGAGCAAGATGAGCGAATGAGTAATGAGCAGTTGTTAGAGAGCATTCGCCCTGATCTTCAGCATTACTTCAAACCAGCCTTCTTAGGACGTACAACGATTGTGCCTTATTACCCACTCAACGATGAAGAGCTGGCCAAAATCACTGAGATTTCTCTCAACCGTATCAAGAAGAAATTGGCAGAACAGTACCAAGCTAGCTTTACTTGGGATCAAGGCTTTATCGACTTTGTTGTCGCTAAAAACACCGATCCAACTACAGGCGGACGTGCAGTTGAGCAGATCATCAATCGTTCCTTAATGCCAAAATTAGCCGAAGAATGTATCACTCGCCTAAGTCAGCAGCAGCCTATCACGCAAGTTTCCGTGGTCGCAGCGAGTAATGCAGCAGGCTTCGAGCTAACTATTAATTAG
- the tssE gene encoding type VI secretion system baseplate subunit TssE produces the protein MSFWQAFIQPTDTSTSNGDIEDIKYHLTRLLESEASLVEIDDRFTELQRSNFRFGIEDVQLLSASLDQTQLALRLERYITHFEPRLTKVLVELGERKENENAIAFSIVAKAKTDQGQKDLIFDSKISLNNLKTLMTEDSYE, from the coding sequence ATGAGTTTTTGGCAGGCATTTATTCAACCAACAGATACCTCAACGTCAAACGGTGACATTGAAGATATCAAGTATCATTTAACTCGCCTTCTCGAATCAGAAGCGTCTCTTGTCGAGATTGATGACCGCTTCACTGAACTTCAACGTTCTAACTTTCGTTTTGGTATCGAAGATGTGCAATTACTTAGCGCCAGCTTAGATCAAACTCAGCTCGCACTTCGCTTAGAACGTTACATCACCCACTTCGAACCAAGACTGACCAAGGTGTTGGTTGAACTGGGTGAGCGTAAAGAGAACGAAAACGCGATTGCGTTCAGCATTGTGGCAAAAGCGAAAACAGACCAAGGGCAGAAAGACCTTATCTTTGACTCAAAAATATCACTGAACAATTTAAAAACCTTAATGACGGAGGACAGTTATGAGTGA
- a CDS encoding type VI secretion system contractile sheath domain-containing protein, with the protein MNLDSKWQHDFTLLDSTESDFLSESLSMLFDVMPDALTSKGQLISNVSRLIVELDKNISQQMDQIIHHEDFQNLHSSWLGLEGLAKLPVSKQRTKLKLLDMSWEEVSSDVNQAYTIKATDLFNKIGNRELNTLGGQPFGCMMFTHKISLDMDFDADYDDLFTLELLSKLGEMTLCPMLFSPAEDFFVQSTADWLSDTKRINKILHGEDYQPWQALRNKTSSKFLGLVMPSIRMRSRYENEKVGFIYNESGQGLWGNATFAFVATIMREYHRVNWFGFLKSRWNDKSQGALANIDLHTSQFLNKPETDVVLFGQISTFYAQNGFIPLTKSVLSEKFYFNGNNSIWLSGGTDNEKVLTQIQTSLMSCRIAHYLKVQVREMIGSFNTAAECELFLTHWIEKFSSNVSFANEETLSKYPLSFAKVSIAESPHSAGSFSCTLRMVPQYQYDHFSGEVVLTTEFDEVA; encoded by the coding sequence ATGAATCTTGATTCTAAATGGCAGCACGACTTCACGTTATTAGACAGCACAGAGAGCGACTTTTTATCAGAGTCTCTCTCTATGTTGTTTGATGTAATGCCTGATGCTTTAACAAGTAAAGGGCAACTCATCAGTAATGTTTCTCGCCTTATTGTCGAGCTCGATAAAAACATCTCCCAGCAGATGGATCAAATCATCCATCATGAAGACTTTCAAAATCTGCATTCAAGTTGGCTCGGGCTAGAAGGCCTAGCAAAGCTGCCAGTTAGCAAACAACGGACCAAGCTTAAGCTACTTGATATGTCGTGGGAAGAAGTCTCTAGCGATGTAAACCAAGCCTATACGATAAAAGCCACAGACCTGTTTAATAAGATTGGCAACCGAGAACTAAATACGTTGGGTGGCCAGCCTTTTGGCTGCATGATGTTCACCCACAAGATCTCTCTAGATATGGATTTCGACGCCGATTATGACGATCTCTTTACTTTAGAGCTTCTTAGCAAATTAGGGGAAATGACCCTCTGTCCAATGCTGTTCTCGCCTGCTGAGGATTTCTTTGTCCAGTCGACGGCAGATTGGCTTTCCGATACTAAACGAATAAACAAAATCCTTCATGGCGAAGACTACCAACCTTGGCAAGCGCTAAGAAATAAAACCTCTTCCAAGTTTCTCGGTTTAGTCATGCCATCAATTCGTATGCGAAGCCGATACGAAAATGAAAAAGTTGGCTTTATCTATAATGAGTCTGGCCAAGGCTTGTGGGGCAACGCAACGTTTGCGTTTGTCGCAACCATCATGCGTGAATATCACCGAGTAAATTGGTTTGGTTTTCTAAAATCTCGCTGGAACGATAAGTCACAAGGCGCGCTGGCAAATATCGATCTTCATACCAGCCAGTTTCTAAATAAGCCAGAAACCGACGTGGTGTTATTTGGCCAAATTTCGACCTTCTATGCACAAAATGGCTTTATCCCACTGACGAAAAGTGTCTTGAGCGAAAAATTCTATTTTAACGGCAATAATTCTATTTGGTTGAGCGGCGGAACAGACAACGAGAAAGTTCTTACCCAGATTCAAACCAGCTTAATGTCTTGCCGTATTGCACACTACTTGAAAGTACAAGTGCGAGAAATGATCGGTAGCTTTAATACAGCAGCGGAGTGTGAGCTGTTTCTGACGCACTGGATCGAAAAATTTTCCAGCAACGTGTCTTTTGCAAATGAAGAGACACTATCAAAGTACCCGCTAAGTTTTGCCAAGGTTTCTATCGCAGAGTCACCACATAGTGCGGGCAGTTTTTCTTGTACATTACGTATGGTTCCTCAATATCAATACGATCACTTCTCTGGTGAGGTTGTCCTGACCACAGAGTTTGACGAGGTGGCGTAA
- a CDS encoding MFS transporter, translating into MDKHHSSKSQSFFSLRVKLVLAIIAVLLFSNGLNTTLNYLNFEKRLTQTSDSTYQVVLSETDNDIKQAMSLGLPLSAISNIQSLLERRLALVDGISKIEVLDKNGIAHYSAGKHVDSERMITADISNTFGQKEGQLNLYYSTIYLDDIKSQLLTQQIMDTLLWVLVTSCIGYFALNLGLDFLLKKIHATRNVLDDEESNDEQRIENAYKTFLSTHGKNKWQQLRDNYFPLLIIFLAILLTFTSNIGSSYQALDKFSTTYQTQLEQKSHVIGDTLSSMIQRLLKQGVPLDRLYGLEDEFSSYITQHPELLSIQLQQSGTELYQYPKQMVVSQSMMASQLPIDDAIGIELLMTTDTNIIPQLLEESLMDMITVLIASALIVIEIILFACNFMIIKPWHQIKQLLRNAKQGQAAWVAQLSAKDELGSIIDCLNSITQRQVPNEKLTVRSSQDYRFIRLPLFMLVFAEAASLAFFPNFVASLSHSQSWIPESLVTSLPISLFMFCWAISLPFAGYWSDKVGRRKSLIVGGLVTSSGLALTAFCHTLEMLLLVRAYTAVGYGIVFISAQGYITDTTTAKNRTKGMSTFLSAFFAGSLCGAAIGGIVADKLGYNVTFLLAAILALASVLFVVNFFSHGSSNSQSKPVSLNDFKVLLSNKYFALITFCSAIPSKVVLTGFLYYLCPVYLQSLGESSAVSGRVMMSYGLAIIIISPLSAFLVDRWNNKIRFIVIGGLLSALALINIMMLPGTLGLLLIVIMIGVAHGISVSPQIPLVMELLDHEGLDKGKTIGIFRLTERIGNISGPMLAGLSLSLFGYQDTIVLFGVTLFISSAVLIIFYALFTKRDRAHLEVAK; encoded by the coding sequence ATGGATAAGCATCACAGCAGTAAATCACAATCGTTTTTCTCTTTACGAGTAAAGCTTGTGCTCGCGATTATTGCTGTGTTGCTCTTTTCCAATGGCCTAAACACAACGCTTAATTATCTCAATTTTGAAAAGCGATTAACTCAAACTAGTGACTCAACGTATCAAGTTGTCCTTAGCGAAACGGACAATGATATTAAGCAAGCGATGAGTTTAGGTTTACCGCTATCCGCGATTTCAAACATTCAATCCTTGTTAGAACGACGTCTCGCGTTAGTAGACGGAATCAGCAAAATTGAAGTATTGGATAAAAATGGCATCGCTCACTACTCTGCAGGGAAACATGTCGACTCTGAGCGTATGATCACTGCAGACATTTCTAATACATTTGGTCAAAAAGAAGGACAATTAAACCTTTATTACTCAACGATTTATTTAGACGACATTAAGTCTCAGCTATTAACACAGCAAATAATGGACACTTTGTTGTGGGTACTCGTGACCTCTTGCATTGGCTATTTCGCACTGAATTTGGGCTTGGATTTTCTACTAAAAAAAATACACGCAACACGTAACGTGCTTGATGACGAAGAGAGTAATGATGAACAACGCATCGAAAATGCGTATAAAACGTTTCTCAGCACACATGGTAAAAACAAGTGGCAACAACTGCGTGATAATTACTTTCCACTACTGATCATTTTTCTTGCGATCTTGCTGACCTTTACCTCCAACATTGGCAGCTCGTACCAAGCGCTTGATAAGTTCTCCACCACTTATCAGACCCAGCTTGAGCAGAAATCGCATGTTATCGGCGACACCCTATCGAGTATGATTCAACGACTTCTGAAACAAGGAGTCCCACTTGATCGCTTATATGGCTTAGAAGACGAATTTTCTTCGTACATTACTCAGCACCCGGAGCTGTTATCCATTCAGCTACAACAATCAGGTACCGAGCTGTATCAGTACCCGAAGCAAATGGTCGTCAGTCAATCTATGATGGCGTCACAGCTGCCAATTGATGATGCTATTGGCATCGAATTATTGATGACGACAGATACCAATATTATCCCTCAGCTTCTCGAAGAGAGCCTGATGGATATGATCACTGTCCTTATCGCCTCAGCATTAATCGTGATTGAAATTATCCTCTTTGCGTGTAATTTCATGATCATTAAACCATGGCATCAAATTAAGCAACTGCTTAGAAACGCCAAACAAGGTCAAGCCGCATGGGTGGCACAGCTCTCAGCCAAAGATGAATTGGGTAGCATTATTGACTGCCTAAATAGCATCACGCAACGTCAAGTACCCAATGAGAAGCTGACTGTGCGTAGCTCGCAAGACTATCGTTTTATTCGTCTTCCCCTGTTTATGTTAGTTTTTGCTGAAGCCGCATCATTAGCCTTTTTCCCTAACTTCGTTGCGAGCCTATCCCATTCACAGTCTTGGATTCCAGAGAGCTTAGTGACAAGCTTACCCATCTCACTGTTTATGTTCTGCTGGGCAATATCGCTTCCCTTTGCTGGATATTGGTCAGATAAAGTGGGTCGTCGAAAGTCTCTCATTGTCGGCGGCTTAGTCACGAGTTCAGGGCTAGCCCTTACCGCTTTTTGCCATACATTAGAAATGCTGCTGTTAGTCAGGGCTTATACCGCGGTTGGTTACGGTATTGTCTTTATTTCAGCGCAAGGCTACATCACAGACACCACAACAGCCAAAAACCGAACCAAGGGTATGTCTACCTTCTTATCAGCATTCTTTGCCGGTTCATTATGTGGTGCTGCTATTGGCGGGATCGTCGCAGACAAACTTGGCTACAACGTGACGTTTTTACTTGCCGCCATACTTGCGCTAGCGAGCGTACTTTTTGTGGTCAACTTCTTTAGCCACGGCAGTTCTAATTCGCAAAGCAAACCCGTTAGCCTCAACGACTTTAAAGTGCTGCTAAGTAATAAGTATTTCGCGTTAATTACTTTCTGCAGTGCGATCCCATCAAAAGTCGTTTTAACCGGCTTCTTGTATTACTTATGCCCGGTTTACCTCCAATCGCTTGGCGAAAGCAGCGCGGTTTCAGGTCGAGTTATGATGAGTTACGGTTTAGCCATCATCATTATTTCCCCGTTGAGTGCCTTCCTTGTTGATCGCTGGAACAATAAAATTCGCTTCATCGTTATTGGTGGGTTGTTATCCGCACTGGCACTGATCAACATCATGATGCTACCGGGTACACTCGGCTTGTTGCTAATAGTCATTATGATTGGCGTAGCGCATGGCATCAGCGTCTCCCCTCAAATCCCATTAGTTATGGAGCTACTTGACCATGAAGGGCTAGATAAAGGAAAAACCATCGGTATTTTCCGTCTCACTGAACGTATCGGCAACATTAGCGGCCCTATGCTCGCAGGGTTGAGTTTAAGCCTATTTGGCTACCAAGACACGATCGTACTCTTTGGTGTGACGCTGTTTATCAGCTCTGCGGTACTCATCATTTTCTACGCTCTATTTACTAAGCGTGATCGCGCCCATTTGGAGGTGGCAAAATGA
- a CDS encoding type VI secretion system baseplate subunit TssG — translation MNIIKDLSQNPQQYDFAQAMRMLSHFIENSESRVQLVLKAEAMPTGDASEIQYFSLKSNKAKFRLAKQALSGVKGVIPYYIYEELLLALHDDDHALKDFLDVFNQRYFELISQLEIRQWLLVQNELNSDKTQLLHHIAALKEEHAHLFQYSLLLNQSSRSLTGLEQILNDYFPYEIDVTAKRFERRQLPSDSLTRLGTNQAYNSRIGQGFLIGKTCLTHFTHLLVSIRPANEQELLDIQNDAMLADCMKTLIQHYLKDNTPVSIYLEVKRAYLARPKLSSNMNQAAKLGEVDCLAPERKPQQRIRILLK, via the coding sequence ATGAACATAATTAAAGACCTTAGCCAAAACCCACAACAATACGACTTTGCCCAAGCAATGCGTATGTTGTCTCACTTTATCGAGAACTCAGAAAGTAGAGTTCAACTAGTCCTTAAAGCAGAGGCAATGCCAACTGGTGACGCGAGCGAGATCCAATACTTCTCGTTAAAGAGCAATAAAGCGAAATTTAGGCTAGCCAAACAAGCGCTATCTGGCGTAAAAGGCGTGATCCCTTACTACATCTATGAAGAGTTATTGCTAGCACTTCACGATGACGACCATGCGTTAAAGGACTTTCTCGACGTTTTCAACCAACGCTACTTTGAGCTTATTTCACAGCTAGAAATCAGACAATGGTTATTGGTTCAAAACGAACTTAACTCCGACAAAACTCAATTATTGCATCACATTGCTGCGCTAAAAGAAGAACACGCTCATCTATTTCAATACTCACTATTACTTAACCAAAGCAGTCGCAGCCTGACGGGTCTTGAGCAAATTTTGAATGATTACTTCCCGTATGAGATTGATGTTACTGCCAAACGTTTTGAGCGTAGACAACTGCCTAGTGATTCACTCACTCGCTTAGGAACAAATCAAGCGTACAACAGTCGCATCGGTCAAGGCTTCCTCATTGGCAAAACTTGCCTGACCCATTTTACTCATTTGCTTGTATCTATTAGACCAGCAAATGAACAGGAGTTATTGGATATACAAAACGATGCCATGTTGGCTGATTGTATGAAAACGTTGATCCAGCATTACTTAAAAGACAATACACCAGTTTCGATTTATCTCGAGGTAAAACGGGCCTATCTCGCTCGACCTAAGCTGTCCTCAAATATGAATCAAGCTGCAAAACTCGGTGAGGTAGATTGCCTCGCACCTGAACGAAAACCTCAGCAAAGGATTCGTATTTTGCTCAAATAG